Proteins encoded by one window of Juglans regia cultivar Chandler chromosome 15, Walnut 2.0, whole genome shotgun sequence:
- the LOC109021484 gene encoding YTH domain-containing protein ECT2-like isoform X2: MTKNVKSVADPSMELAGANLAPSKDTGPQFDATSCISSAGDTTGSIKGSEVDHDSLATYQGMPYSTSGYYGHYYPGYHGFYGELDNQGYYVAGDGMELQYPVSQADNGSFVYFMPGFPPGYTPYLPLSTIGVNGQYVDQQAYPPILQPPTASPGYYPASLPFGKLAPSPYMWDPSLLVGDGLFGNNYAGIPEFPVPKHNLSSPSHGNHKHLKPVNKALPHGSSIQLDVDANGYFPISKSVANTQEKSGVLYSNNPVSLKANVRGWGGSEKLKSRSKTNGVSDIGLLDEQNHGPRTANAKGTLISGGAADSLDTDGNGNNCGITSLISTNQYNLPDFPSKYDQAFFFVIKSYSEDDIHKSIKYNVWASTPNGNKRLDSAYQDAQERMVEKGSKCPVFLFFSVNASGQFCGVAEMIGRVDFNKSMDFWQQDKWNGYFPVKWHIIKDVPNLHLRHIILENNDNKPVTNSRDTQEVRFPQGIEMLNIFKSNVSKTSILDDFDFYESREKMMLEKRMREFIPYYNLQEIVELTSSFKTVDLSTVKSIEQPEVGDKVKK; this comes from the exons ATGACGAAGAATGTTAAAAGTGTTGCTGATCCTTCTATGGAGCTTGCTGGTGCCAATCTG GCTCCTTCGAAAGACACGGGCCCACAATTTGATGCAACATCATGTATATCATCTGCGGGAGACACAACAGGAAGTATAAAAGGAAGTGAAGTTGACCATGACTCCCTTGCTACTTATCAAGGCATGCCTTATTCAACCAGTGGCTATTATGGTCACTACTATCCAG GTTATCATGGTTTCTATGGAGAGTTGGACAACCAAGGATACTATGTTGCTGGTGATGGAATGGAACTTCAATATCCT GTCAGTCAAGCAGATAATGGATCTTTTGTCTACTTCATGCCAGGATTTCCGCCTGGTTATACTCCGTATTTGCCCCTATCGACAATTGGCGTCAATGGACAATATGTTGATCAACAGGCATATCCACCAATATTGCAACCACCTACTGCCTCACCTGGTTATTATCCTGCTTCTCTTCCTTTTGGGAAGTTGGCACCATCACCCTACATGTGGGATCCATCTCTTCTTGTTGGAGATGGATTGTTTGGAAATAACTATGCTGGGATTCCAGAATTTCCAGTCCCTAAACATAATTTATCTTCCCCAA GTCACGGCAATCACAAACACCTAAAACCAGTGAACAAG gcCTTGCCTCATGGCTCATCTATCCAGTTGGATGTAGACGCCAACGGTTACTTTCCCATTTCAAAATCTGTAGCCAATACTCAAGAGAAGAGTGGAGTGCTCTATTCAAACAACCCAGTTAGTTTAAAAGCAAATGTGAGGGGTTGGGGTGGCAGTGAGAAGTTGAAATCAAGAAGCAAGACTAATGGAGTTAGTGATATTGGATTGCTTGATGAGCAGAACCATGGCCCTAGAACAGCCAATGCAAAAGGCACACTGATTTCTGGAGGTGCCGCTGATTCCCTGGATACTGATGGGAATGGAAACAATTGCGGCATAACCTCTCTCATCAGCACGAATCAATATAACCTTCCCgactttccgtccaaatacgatcaggcatttttctttgttatcaAATCTTACAGTGAAGATGATATTCATAAGAGCATCAAGTACAATGTATGGGCTAGTACTCCTAATGGGAATAAGAGGCTGGATAGTGCATACCAAGATGCTCAAGAGAGGATGGTGGAGAAAGGCAGCAAGTGCCCagtgtttcttttcttttcg GTTAATGCGAGTGGCCAGTTCTGTGGAGTAGCGGAGATGATTGGTCGAGTTGATTTTAATAAGAGCATGGATTTCTGGCAGCAAGACAAATGGAATGGTTATTTCCCTGTTAAGTGGCATATTATAAAAGATGTTCCGAATCTGCATTTACGGCATATAATACTTGAGAATAATGACAACAAGCCAGTTACCAACAGTCGAGACACACAGGAG GTGAGATTTCCTCAGGGTATTGAAatgttgaatatttttaagagcaATGTGTCCAAGACATCCATATTGGATGACTTTGATTTTTATGAAAGCCGCGAGAAGATGATGCTAGAGAAGAGGATGAGGGAATTTATACCCTACTATAATCTGCAG GAGATAGTTGAATTAACCTCCAGTTTTAAGACGGTAGATCTGTCAACTGTGAAGAGTATTGAGCAACCTGAGGTCGGAGATAAGGTGAAGAAATGA
- the LOC109021484 gene encoding YTH domain-containing family protein 2-like isoform X1, which translates to MTKNVKSVADPSMELAGANLAPSKDTGPQFDATSCISSAGDTTGSIKGSEVDHDSLATYQGMPYSTSGYYGHYYPGYHGFYGELDNQGYYVAGDGMELQYPVSQADNGSFVYFMPGFPPGYTPYLPLSTIGVNGQYVDQQAYPPILQPPTASPGYYPASLPFGKLAPSPYMWDPSLLVGDGLFGNNYAGIPEFPVPKHNLSSPSHGNHKHLKPVNKALPHGSSIQLDVDANGYFPISKSVANTQEKSGVLYSNNPVSLKANVRGWGGSEKLKSRSKTNGVSDIGLLDEQNHGPRTANAKGTLISGGAADSLDTDGNGNNCGITSLISTNQYNLPDFPSKYDQAFFFVIKSYSEDDIHKSIKYNVWASTPNGNKRLDSAYQDAQERMVEKGSKCPVFLFFSVNASGQFCGVAEMIGRVDFNKSMDFWQQDKWNGYFPVKWHIIKDVPNLHLRHIILENNDNKPVTNSRDTQEVRFPQGIEMLNIFKSNVSKTSILDDFDFYESREKMMLEKRMREFIPYYNLQQEIVELTSSFKTVDLSTVKSIEQPEVGDKVKK; encoded by the exons ATGACGAAGAATGTTAAAAGTGTTGCTGATCCTTCTATGGAGCTTGCTGGTGCCAATCTG GCTCCTTCGAAAGACACGGGCCCACAATTTGATGCAACATCATGTATATCATCTGCGGGAGACACAACAGGAAGTATAAAAGGAAGTGAAGTTGACCATGACTCCCTTGCTACTTATCAAGGCATGCCTTATTCAACCAGTGGCTATTATGGTCACTACTATCCAG GTTATCATGGTTTCTATGGAGAGTTGGACAACCAAGGATACTATGTTGCTGGTGATGGAATGGAACTTCAATATCCT GTCAGTCAAGCAGATAATGGATCTTTTGTCTACTTCATGCCAGGATTTCCGCCTGGTTATACTCCGTATTTGCCCCTATCGACAATTGGCGTCAATGGACAATATGTTGATCAACAGGCATATCCACCAATATTGCAACCACCTACTGCCTCACCTGGTTATTATCCTGCTTCTCTTCCTTTTGGGAAGTTGGCACCATCACCCTACATGTGGGATCCATCTCTTCTTGTTGGAGATGGATTGTTTGGAAATAACTATGCTGGGATTCCAGAATTTCCAGTCCCTAAACATAATTTATCTTCCCCAA GTCACGGCAATCACAAACACCTAAAACCAGTGAACAAG gcCTTGCCTCATGGCTCATCTATCCAGTTGGATGTAGACGCCAACGGTTACTTTCCCATTTCAAAATCTGTAGCCAATACTCAAGAGAAGAGTGGAGTGCTCTATTCAAACAACCCAGTTAGTTTAAAAGCAAATGTGAGGGGTTGGGGTGGCAGTGAGAAGTTGAAATCAAGAAGCAAGACTAATGGAGTTAGTGATATTGGATTGCTTGATGAGCAGAACCATGGCCCTAGAACAGCCAATGCAAAAGGCACACTGATTTCTGGAGGTGCCGCTGATTCCCTGGATACTGATGGGAATGGAAACAATTGCGGCATAACCTCTCTCATCAGCACGAATCAATATAACCTTCCCgactttccgtccaaatacgatcaggcatttttctttgttatcaAATCTTACAGTGAAGATGATATTCATAAGAGCATCAAGTACAATGTATGGGCTAGTACTCCTAATGGGAATAAGAGGCTGGATAGTGCATACCAAGATGCTCAAGAGAGGATGGTGGAGAAAGGCAGCAAGTGCCCagtgtttcttttcttttcg GTTAATGCGAGTGGCCAGTTCTGTGGAGTAGCGGAGATGATTGGTCGAGTTGATTTTAATAAGAGCATGGATTTCTGGCAGCAAGACAAATGGAATGGTTATTTCCCTGTTAAGTGGCATATTATAAAAGATGTTCCGAATCTGCATTTACGGCATATAATACTTGAGAATAATGACAACAAGCCAGTTACCAACAGTCGAGACACACAGGAG GTGAGATTTCCTCAGGGTATTGAAatgttgaatatttttaagagcaATGTGTCCAAGACATCCATATTGGATGACTTTGATTTTTATGAAAGCCGCGAGAAGATGATGCTAGAGAAGAGGATGAGGGAATTTATACCCTACTATAATCTGCAG CAGGAGATAGTTGAATTAACCTCCAGTTTTAAGACGGTAGATCTGTCAACTGTGAAGAGTATTGAGCAACCTGAGGTCGGAGATAAGGTGAAGAAATGA